The Georgenia sp. TF02-10 genome window below encodes:
- a CDS encoding ABC transporter ATP-binding protein codes for MTAGMGGPGGFGHSLRQDASVADHRLTPGTTRRVLRYAAPYRFQITWFLLLVVLGALLVVATPLLLQRIIDDGVATGDRRLVVILAGLVALVAVAEAALTLLQRWFSARIGEGLIYDLRTDVFAHVQRQSIAFFTRSQTGSLVTRLNSDVIGAQRAFTSTLSGVVANLISVAVVLVTMVALSWQITLLALAVVPFLLLPARRVGRRLAGLNRRGMELNAELGNRMTERFNVGGALLVKLFGTPAREEADFAAKAAAVRDIGIRTAMSNRVFFAALGAMASLATALVYGLGGVLAIDGAVTVGTLVAFAGLLGRLYGPVTALSNVQVDVMSALVSFERVFEVLDLKPLVVDAPDAVDLPDGPLSVELDDVRFAYPSGARVALASLEGLPPADGGGGDGAVRTGRAGRGDGGIPDGTAAGREDGAVRTGPAGGGDGGIPDGVGARPGDGAVITAGAGLRGDDEEVLKGVSVRVEPGTMLALVGPSGAGKTTLSSLVARLYDPTAGAVRIGGLDLRQVRQASLHAAVGVVTQDAHLFHDTVRANLTYARPEATDEELYAALRAAHVEPLVRRLPQGLDTVVGDRGHRLSGGEKQRVAIARLLLRAPRVVVLDEATAHLDSESEAAVQLALDSAMAGRTSIVIAHRLSTVRRADAIAVLDAGRVVERGTHAELLARGGLYAELYETQFTQQDA; via the coding sequence ATGACCGCCGGCATGGGCGGGCCCGGCGGGTTCGGGCACAGCCTCCGCCAGGACGCCTCCGTCGCGGACCACCGGCTCACCCCGGGCACCACCCGCCGCGTGCTCCGGTACGCCGCGCCGTACCGCTTCCAGATCACCTGGTTCCTCCTGCTCGTCGTCCTCGGCGCGCTGCTCGTCGTCGCGACCCCGCTGCTGCTGCAGCGCATCATCGACGACGGCGTCGCCACCGGCGACCGCCGGCTCGTGGTGATCCTCGCCGGCCTGGTCGCCCTGGTGGCCGTGGCCGAGGCGGCCCTGACCCTCCTGCAGCGCTGGTTCTCGGCCCGCATCGGCGAGGGGCTCATCTACGACCTGCGCACCGACGTCTTCGCCCACGTCCAGCGCCAGTCCATCGCCTTCTTCACCCGCAGCCAGACCGGCTCGCTCGTCACCCGGCTGAACTCCGACGTCATCGGCGCCCAGCGGGCCTTCACCTCGACCCTGTCCGGGGTGGTGGCCAACCTCATCTCGGTGGCGGTCGTGCTCGTCACGATGGTCGCGCTGTCCTGGCAGATCACCCTGCTGGCGCTCGCGGTCGTCCCGTTCCTGCTGCTGCCCGCCCGCCGGGTGGGCCGCCGCCTCGCCGGCCTGAACCGGCGGGGGATGGAGCTCAACGCCGAGCTCGGCAACCGGATGACCGAGCGGTTCAACGTTGGCGGCGCTCTGCTCGTGAAGCTCTTCGGCACGCCCGCCCGCGAGGAGGCCGACTTCGCCGCCAAGGCCGCCGCCGTCCGCGACATCGGCATCCGGACCGCGATGAGCAACCGGGTCTTCTTCGCCGCGCTCGGCGCCATGGCCTCCCTTGCCACCGCGCTGGTCTACGGCCTCGGCGGCGTGCTGGCGATCGACGGCGCCGTCACGGTCGGCACGCTGGTCGCCTTCGCCGGGCTGCTCGGGCGCCTGTACGGCCCGGTGACCGCGCTGAGCAACGTCCAGGTGGACGTGATGAGCGCCCTGGTCAGCTTCGAGCGGGTCTTCGAGGTGCTCGACCTGAAGCCGCTGGTCGTCGACGCCCCGGACGCCGTGGACCTGCCGGACGGGCCGCTGTCGGTCGAGCTCGACGACGTCCGCTTCGCCTACCCCAGCGGGGCCCGGGTCGCCCTGGCGTCCCTGGAGGGGCTGCCGCCCGCCGACGGCGGCGGCGGGGACGGTGCGGTCAGGACCGGCCGCGCGGGCCGCGGGGACGGGGGGATCCCCGACGGTACGGCCGCAGGGCGCGAGGACGGTGCGGTCAGGACCGGCCCCGCGGGCGGCGGGGACGGTGGGATCCCCGACGGCGTGGGCGCACGTCCCGGGGACGGTGCGGTCATCACCGCCGGCGCCGGGCTGCGGGGCGACGATGAGGAGGTGCTCAAGGGCGTCTCCGTCCGGGTCGAGCCCGGCACGATGCTCGCCCTGGTCGGTCCGTCCGGCGCCGGCAAGACCACCCTGTCCAGCCTCGTCGCGCGGCTGTACGACCCCACCGCCGGCGCGGTGCGCATCGGCGGGCTGGATCTGCGGCAGGTCCGCCAGGCGAGCCTGCACGCCGCCGTCGGCGTGGTGACCCAGGACGCCCACCTCTTCCACGACACGGTGCGGGCCAACCTGACCTACGCCCGCCCCGAGGCCACTGACGAGGAGCTCTACGCGGCGTTGCGCGCCGCGCACGTCGAGCCGCTGGTCCGGCGCCTGCCGCAGGGGCTGGACACGGTGGTCGGGGACCGCGGGCACCGGCTGTCCGGCGGGGAGAAGCAGCGGGTGGCGATCGCCCGGCTGCTGCTGCGGGCCCCGCGCGTCGTCGTGCTGGACGAGGCGACGGCGCACCTGGACTCGGAGTCCGAGGCGGCGGTCCAGCTCGCGCTGGACTCGGCCATGGCCGGGCGCACCTCGATCGTCATCGCCCACCGGCTGTCCACCGTGCGCCGGGCCGACGCGATCGCGGTCCTGGACGCCGGCCGGGTGGTCGAGCGGGGCACCCATGCCGAGCTCCTCGCCCGCGGCGGGCTCTACGCCGAGCTGTACGAGACCCAGTTCACCCAGCAGGACGCCTGA
- a CDS encoding UDP-N-acetylglucosamine transferase subunit ALG14, which yields MTTSAPEGEQRVLLVASTGGHLAQLMVLRPWWSRYPRTWVTFDKADARSALAGEDVVHAYHPTTRNAANAARNLALARKVLADRRPALVVSTGAGVAAPFFLVAAWRRIPTLYLEVFDRVDSATMTGRMCRPLSTAFCVQWPEQLRRYPGAEYVGALL from the coding sequence ATGACGACGTCGGCCCCTGAGGGGGAGCAGCGGGTGCTGCTGGTCGCCTCGACCGGCGGGCACCTCGCCCAGCTCATGGTGCTGCGCCCCTGGTGGTCGAGGTACCCGCGGACCTGGGTCACGTTCGACAAGGCGGACGCCCGCTCGGCCCTGGCCGGTGAGGACGTCGTGCACGCCTACCACCCGACCACCCGGAACGCCGCCAACGCCGCCCGGAACCTCGCGCTCGCGCGAAAGGTCCTCGCCGACCGGCGGCCGGCGCTGGTCGTCTCGACCGGGGCCGGGGTGGCCGCCCCGTTCTTCCTCGTCGCGGCCTGGCGGCGGATCCCGACGCTGTACCTGGAGGTCTTCGACCGGGTCGACTCCGCGACCATGACGGGGCGGATGTGCCGGCCGCTGAGCACGGCGTTCTGCGTGCAGTGGCCCGAGCAGTTGCGCCGCTACCCCGGCGCGGAGTATGTCGGGGCGCTGCTGTGA
- a CDS encoding glycosyltransferase family 2 protein, whose protein sequence is MSAPAPGIDVIIATKDRRELLLKAVDGILAQDYPGEIRLTIVFDQVPPDPSLERAAANRSVRVLPNSRTPGLAGGRNTGLLAADRRLVAFCDDDDVWRPAKAAAQVARMRDDGAQGCVTGILVHTQGRQVPRVPAVPRVTPGALHQGRLTGAHPSSYLFDRAWLLGSVGLVDEELPSGYGEDFDLLLRCAQAGTVTVVPEPLVDVLWHPGSFFTQRWQGMADGLGYLLAKHPGLTTDRKGYAWMEGQRAFALAAGGGRRAEALRAAARSLRHNGREPRGVLAAVVALGLVSPERVMRVLNARGHGI, encoded by the coding sequence ATGAGCGCCCCGGCGCCCGGGATCGACGTCATCATCGCGACCAAGGACCGCCGCGAGCTGCTGCTGAAGGCGGTGGACGGCATCCTCGCCCAGGACTACCCCGGGGAGATCCGGCTGACGATCGTCTTCGACCAGGTCCCGCCCGACCCGTCGCTCGAGCGCGCCGCCGCCAACCGGTCGGTCCGGGTGCTGCCGAACTCCCGGACGCCCGGGCTGGCTGGCGGCCGGAACACCGGCCTGCTCGCGGCCGACCGCCGGCTCGTGGCGTTCTGCGACGACGACGACGTCTGGCGGCCGGCGAAGGCCGCCGCCCAGGTGGCCCGGATGCGGGACGACGGCGCGCAGGGGTGCGTCACCGGCATCCTCGTGCACACCCAGGGCCGTCAGGTCCCGCGGGTCCCGGCGGTGCCCCGGGTTACCCCCGGCGCGCTGCACCAGGGTCGGCTCACCGGCGCCCACCCGTCGAGCTACCTCTTCGACCGGGCCTGGCTGCTCGGGTCGGTGGGGCTGGTGGACGAGGAGCTGCCGTCCGGCTACGGCGAGGACTTCGACCTGCTGCTGCGCTGCGCGCAGGCCGGCACGGTCACCGTGGTGCCCGAGCCGCTGGTCGACGTGCTGTGGCACCCCGGCTCCTTCTTCACCCAGCGCTGGCAGGGCATGGCCGACGGCCTGGGGTACCTGCTGGCCAAGCACCCCGGCCTGACCACCGACCGCAAGGGCTACGCCTGGATGGAGGGCCAGCGCGCGTTCGCACTGGCCGCCGGCGGGGGGCGGCGGGCGGAGGCGCTGCGCGCGGCGGCCCGCTCGCTGCGGCACAACGGTCGGGAGCCGCGCGGCGTGCTCGCCGCCGTCGTCGCGCTCGGCCTGGTCAGCCCGGAGCGGGTGATGCGGGTGCTCAACGCGCGCGGCCACGGGATCTAG
- a CDS encoding sulfotransferase: MELTVRVRSAARRVVRSGYTVLGEATADARMRPGFIIAGAQRCGTTSLFRMLAAHPDVRPPAYTKGIHYFDTAERYRRGPRFYGAHFPLAPRGRDHHHLVTGEASPYYVFHPLAAERIAREVPDARVIVLLRDPVERAFSAHKQETWRGFETLSFEEALAAEPDRLAGEVERMVADPAYQSFAHQHYAYVGRGRYAAQLTRMFDAVGRDQVLVLDADDFFADPQQYWSEVLAHVGLRDVPLEAAPKANARPSSPMPATARARLEEAFADSDEELTRILGRVPSWRR; encoded by the coding sequence ATGGAGCTGACGGTGCGGGTGCGGTCGGCCGCGCGGCGGGTGGTGCGGTCCGGGTACACGGTGCTGGGCGAGGCGACCGCGGACGCCCGGATGCGGCCGGGGTTCATCATCGCCGGTGCGCAGCGGTGCGGGACCACCAGCCTCTTCCGGATGCTGGCGGCGCACCCCGACGTCCGGCCGCCGGCCTACACCAAGGGGATCCACTACTTCGACACCGCCGAGCGGTACCGGCGCGGGCCGCGCTTCTACGGCGCCCACTTCCCGCTCGCGCCCCGCGGCCGGGACCACCACCACCTGGTTACCGGGGAGGCGAGCCCCTACTACGTCTTCCACCCGCTGGCCGCCGAGCGGATCGCCCGGGAGGTGCCCGACGCCCGGGTGATCGTGCTGCTCCGCGACCCGGTCGAGCGGGCGTTCTCCGCGCACAAGCAGGAGACCTGGCGGGGGTTCGAGACCCTCTCCTTCGAGGAGGCGCTGGCGGCGGAGCCGGACCGGCTCGCCGGCGAGGTCGAGCGCATGGTTGCCGACCCGGCGTACCAGTCTTTCGCCCACCAGCACTACGCCTATGTCGGACGGGGCCGGTACGCCGCCCAGCTCACCCGGATGTTCGACGCCGTCGGTCGGGACCAGGTCCTCGTGCTCGACGCCGACGACTTCTTCGCGGACCCGCAGCAGTACTGGTCCGAGGTGCTGGCCCACGTCGGGCTCCGGGATGTCCCGCTGGAGGCCGCCCCGAAGGCGAACGCCCGGCCGAGCTCGCCGATGCCGGCGACCGCCCGGGCGCGGCTGGAGGAGGCGTTCGCCGACTCCGACGAGGAGCTCACCCGGATCCTCGGGCGCGTGCCGAGCTGGCGACGATGA
- a CDS encoding phosphotransferase — protein MTPKQPAQVEDLRATVQALFPGAPVAYGRLAGDAEGFRLVPGPRRPRLLVAADAPHAAVGAVDRPSANDTTRQAALRRVAAKVLRAPHLAAAVMPRGLAVGRSAEESVSDYLAEVVGGEVRISLAIGSRRANRKPVLNVHRVDGTEVGYAKVGLTDLANELIDHEAAVLADLERDRPARFVAPRLLHHGRWRGSSVVLMESLRPAGPPAAHGVPLDAVAELTARGGLDRQRLADTDWLTRITAEGAGHAGNEHAAADNGGAADGGSGQVDAEPELVELARRYRDQLGDVDLPVGRWHGDLGPWNMAWQGRTPMIWDWERCAAGVPAGIDAVHFTCHQALRAVGDLPRARAALTGAGAAALRGVLARLPGGGPPSDRLVQALVAGYLLAIAARFTADARRPGGDAVGRLARWHLGVLRDRLDEERDRRDGERDRRDEKRERRDEEEVHRWS, from the coding sequence ATGACGCCGAAGCAGCCGGCGCAGGTCGAGGACCTCCGCGCCACCGTGCAGGCACTCTTCCCTGGCGCCCCCGTCGCCTACGGCCGGCTGGCCGGCGACGCCGAGGGGTTCCGCCTCGTCCCCGGGCCCCGCCGCCCGCGCCTGCTGGTCGCCGCCGACGCCCCGCACGCCGCCGTCGGCGCCGTCGACCGACCGAGCGCGAACGACACGACCCGCCAGGCCGCCCTGCGCCGGGTGGCTGCCAAGGTCCTGCGGGCCCCGCACCTCGCCGCGGCCGTGATGCCCCGCGGCCTGGCCGTGGGCCGGTCGGCCGAGGAGTCGGTCAGCGACTACCTGGCGGAGGTCGTCGGCGGCGAGGTGCGGATCTCCTTGGCGATCGGCTCCCGACGGGCGAACCGCAAGCCCGTCCTCAACGTCCACCGCGTCGACGGGACGGAGGTCGGCTACGCCAAGGTCGGGCTGACCGACCTGGCCAACGAGCTGATCGACCACGAGGCCGCCGTCCTCGCCGACCTCGAGCGCGACCGGCCCGCCCGCTTCGTCGCGCCGCGGCTGCTCCACCACGGCCGGTGGCGCGGGTCGAGCGTGGTGCTGATGGAGAGCCTGCGCCCGGCCGGCCCGCCCGCGGCGCACGGCGTCCCGCTCGACGCCGTCGCCGAGCTGACCGCGCGCGGCGGCCTTGATCGGCAACGGCTGGCCGACACCGACTGGCTGACGCGGATCACCGCCGAGGGAGCGGGGCACGCCGGGAACGAGCACGCCGCGGCCGATAACGGCGGGGCCGCGGACGGCGGGTCCGGGCAGGTCGACGCCGAGCCCGAGCTCGTCGAGCTGGCGCGGCGCTACCGGGACCAGCTCGGCGACGTCGACCTGCCGGTGGGCCGGTGGCACGGCGACCTCGGCCCCTGGAACATGGCGTGGCAGGGGCGGACCCCGATGATCTGGGACTGGGAGCGCTGCGCGGCAGGCGTGCCCGCCGGCATCGACGCCGTCCACTTCACCTGCCACCAAGCCCTCCGGGCCGTCGGGGACCTGCCGCGCGCCCGAGCCGCGCTGACCGGCGCCGGCGCGGCGGCACTCCGTGGGGTCCTGGCCCGGCTGCCCGGCGGCGGGCCGCCGTCGGACCGGCTGGTGCAGGCCCTGGTGGCCGGCTACCTGCTGGCGATCGCGGCACGCTTCACCGCCGATGCCCGCCGCCCGGGCGGGGACGCGGTCGGGCGCCTCGCCCGCTGGCACCTCGGCGTGCTGCGCGACCGCCTCGACGAGGAACGAGACCGGCGCGACGGGGAACGCGACCGGCGCGACGAGAAGCGAGAGCGGCGCGACGAGGAAGAGGTGCACAGATGGAGCTGA
- the cysC gene encoding adenylyl-sulfate kinase yields MTSPAPPLPRHALSAPELDVLDLLRAGALGPGAGYAAPDEGPVLVLPADVVAAAGVGPAGGAGPARGAGTTAAAGPAAVELTDAEGVPLAVVTVTQTYDHAGGVGVVGTVRHLGGRGSRPFDRLYLDPAAVRAQVPADALTVPVARPLSEEDLTAVTAARAGRTVVLLALAGHGPGGAAATADLLRATVRAAELVPDARVVAVPLPAAGAGPANARLRRRVLAAYAPGEVLEVAGRGPLPAAVAAAVRAGGARRGAVVLFTGLSGSGKSTLARALHDLVVEEGARTVSLLDGDVVRRNLSAGLSFSVADREVNVRRIGWVAAEIARHGGLAICSPIAPFDSTRRQVRAMVADAGGAFVLVHVATPLAECERRDRKGLYARARRGEVPDFTGISSPYEPPADADLVVDTTGRPVAEVLGEVAALLRGRDVLVG; encoded by the coding sequence ATGACGAGCCCGGCGCCGCCGCTGCCCCGGCACGCCCTGTCCGCGCCGGAGCTGGACGTGCTCGACCTGCTCCGGGCCGGGGCGCTCGGTCCGGGCGCCGGGTACGCCGCCCCTGACGAGGGGCCGGTGCTGGTCCTGCCGGCCGACGTCGTCGCGGCGGCCGGGGTCGGGCCGGCGGGAGGCGCCGGGCCCGCGCGAGGCGCCGGGACGACGGCGGCCGCGGGGCCGGCGGCGGTCGAGCTCACCGACGCCGAGGGGGTCCCGCTCGCCGTCGTGACCGTGACCCAGACCTACGACCACGCCGGCGGGGTCGGCGTCGTCGGCACCGTGCGCCACCTCGGCGGGCGCGGCAGCCGCCCGTTCGACCGGCTCTACCTCGACCCCGCCGCCGTGCGGGCGCAGGTCCCGGCGGACGCGCTGACCGTGCCGGTCGCCCGGCCGCTGAGCGAGGAGGACCTCACGGCCGTCACCGCCGCCCGGGCCGGCCGCACCGTCGTCCTCCTCGCCCTGGCCGGGCACGGTCCGGGTGGCGCCGCCGCCACCGCCGACCTGCTCCGCGCCACCGTGCGCGCGGCCGAGCTGGTGCCGGACGCGCGGGTCGTCGCCGTCCCCCTCCCCGCCGCCGGCGCGGGCCCGGCCAACGCCCGCCTGCGCCGCCGGGTGCTCGCCGCCTACGCCCCCGGGGAGGTGCTCGAGGTCGCCGGCCGCGGCCCGCTCCCGGCCGCCGTCGCCGCCGCGGTCCGGGCCGGCGGGGCCCGCCGCGGCGCCGTCGTGCTGTTCACCGGGCTGTCCGGGAGCGGCAAGTCCACGCTGGCGCGGGCGCTGCACGACCTGGTGGTGGAGGAGGGCGCGAGGACGGTGTCGCTGCTCGACGGCGACGTCGTGCGCCGCAACCTCTCCGCCGGCCTGTCGTTCTCGGTGGCCGACCGCGAGGTGAACGTGCGCCGCATCGGGTGGGTGGCGGCCGAGATCGCCCGGCACGGCGGCCTGGCGATCTGCAGCCCGATCGCGCCGTTCGACAGCACCCGCCGGCAGGTCCGGGCGATGGTGGCGGACGCGGGCGGGGCGTTCGTCCTCGTGCACGTGGCGACGCCGCTGGCCGAGTGCGAGCGGCGGGACCGCAAGGGCCTGTACGCGCGGGCCCGGCGCGGGGAGGTCCCGGACTTCACCGGCATCAGCTCCCCCTACGAGCCGCCGGCCGACGCCGACCTGGTGGTGGACACCACCGGCCGGCCGGTGGCGGAGGTGCTCGGGGAGGTCGCCGCGCTGCTGCGCGGCCGGGACGTGCTCGTCGGGTAG
- a CDS encoding sulfotransferase domain-containing protein gives MLVTVGSDHHRFDRLVRWVDAWAATRPVDCLIQHGPAAPPVTAMGVDFLPHEELLRLMAAADAVVVQGGPMSVVESRAAGRLPVVVPRLARLDEVVDDHQVAFSRRWAAEGRLLLAEDEAALGRALDAVLADPAVAAVGPDPRHEAEVARAVANVARVADGILSRTPGSGPPVLMIGGAGRSGSTLLERCLAEVPGVTGLGEVLHLWERGVDQDQLCGCGQPFSRCPFWTEVGRRAFGGWPSLDAAARVADRADVVRGRNLPALVSGGLRPAWRLKRQRLLRHLDALYRGAHEAAGGGLLVDSSKHPAYGYLLRDASVRLRCVLVVRDPRGVAFSWSKAVVRPEVTGAETLMPQYSAGRVALDWLSYRVLMRGLALLGVPLLTVHYEDFVARPREVVAEVLAFCGITASAADLAHVRDEEVSLTAHHTVAGNPMRFRTGAIPVRRDDGWRTGLARRPRLVVEALTLPVRWWDARARRRRTGSGRALRRRPPGPARA, from the coding sequence GTGCTGGTGACCGTCGGCTCGGACCATCACCGGTTCGACCGGCTGGTCCGGTGGGTGGACGCGTGGGCCGCGACCCGCCCGGTCGACTGCCTTATCCAGCACGGCCCGGCCGCGCCGCCGGTCACGGCCATGGGCGTGGACTTCCTCCCGCACGAGGAGCTGCTGCGCCTGATGGCCGCCGCGGACGCCGTCGTCGTGCAGGGCGGACCGATGTCGGTCGTGGAGAGCCGCGCGGCAGGACGCCTGCCGGTCGTGGTGCCGCGGCTGGCTCGCCTGGACGAGGTCGTCGACGACCACCAGGTGGCGTTCAGCCGCCGTTGGGCCGCGGAGGGCCGGCTGCTGCTCGCCGAGGACGAGGCGGCCCTCGGCCGCGCCCTCGACGCCGTGCTCGCCGACCCGGCCGTGGCCGCCGTCGGCCCGGACCCGCGGCACGAGGCGGAGGTGGCCCGCGCCGTCGCCAACGTCGCCCGGGTGGCCGACGGCATCCTGTCCCGCACCCCCGGGAGCGGGCCGCCGGTGCTCATGATCGGCGGCGCGGGGCGCAGCGGGTCGACGCTGCTCGAGCGGTGCCTGGCCGAGGTCCCCGGGGTGACCGGCCTCGGCGAGGTGCTCCACCTGTGGGAGCGGGGGGTGGACCAGGACCAGCTCTGCGGCTGCGGGCAGCCGTTCTCCCGGTGCCCGTTCTGGACGGAGGTCGGCCGGCGGGCGTTCGGCGGGTGGCCGAGCCTGGACGCCGCCGCCCGGGTGGCCGACCGGGCCGACGTCGTCCGCGGCCGGAACCTGCCGGCGCTGGTCAGCGGGGGCCTGCGGCCCGCGTGGCGGCTGAAGCGCCAGCGCCTGCTGCGCCACCTCGACGCCCTGTACCGGGGGGCGCACGAGGCCGCCGGCGGCGGGCTGCTGGTCGACTCCAGCAAGCACCCCGCCTACGGCTACCTGCTGCGGGACGCGTCGGTGCGGCTGCGGTGCGTGCTCGTGGTGCGCGACCCGCGCGGGGTGGCGTTCTCCTGGTCCAAGGCGGTCGTGCGGCCGGAGGTGACCGGGGCGGAGACGCTCATGCCGCAGTACTCGGCCGGGCGGGTCGCGCTGGACTGGCTGTCCTACCGGGTGCTCATGCGGGGCCTGGCGCTGCTGGGCGTGCCGCTGCTGACGGTCCACTACGAGGACTTCGTCGCCCGGCCCCGCGAGGTGGTGGCGGAGGTGCTGGCCTTCTGCGGCATTACCGCCTCCGCCGCGGACCTGGCCCACGTCCGGGACGAGGAGGTGTCGCTGACCGCGCACCACACCGTCGCCGGGAATCCGATGCGGTTCCGGACCGGTGCGATTCCGGTCCGGCGGGACGACGGCTGGCGCACCGGGCTGGCGCGCCGGCCCCGCCTCGTCGTCGAGGCGCTGACCCTGCCGGTGCGCTGGTGGGACGCCCGGGCTCGGCGGCGGCGGACCGGCAGCGGCCGAGCCCTGCGACGGCGACCGCCGGGCCCCGCCCGGGCCTGA
- a CDS encoding polysaccharide biosynthesis C-terminal domain-containing protein: MTRSAGRGARPGARPDRRRGARELDAAGRAAIRGIARAGSANLAAAGVGAVANLAIVVVVTRSVPATLAGSLFAATSVFLVALSLVEVGVDQGFVRFHARNIALGRQWRNGPIRRSGFRLVLAVSGVAALVGLVLAEPVAGLIADEETSRAAADMLRVLALALPVAACYDLVLAVTRGRSRMRPTILVERIGRPVLQVGLLAVAAAAAAPALWLAVAWTLPYLLGLLAGVAALRRSSDEPDAAAAGPVDGAPALVEPPVPAADVPIPAVPEPPADGTAEPPTDDTAQPRTAQPPTDGAAGSDPGVAQFWRFTLPRGAARFFQVALQRADIAIVAALAGPAASAVYTAATRFLVVGQLATQALQQVSEPQLARLIAVDSRDAVRSVYHQLTLWSVALTWPLYLLVAVLAPVLLELIFGAGYAAGGASLTILALTMLVATAMGPVDVLLLMGGRSVLSLTNTGTALVVDVVGCLLLVPRLGVAGAAVSWAAAILVRNLLGAVQVARHLRITPLATTALGMGAACLALFGLLPWAADAAWGSTNAVLVAAGVGAAGYAVILWRMSDALRLRTILQRPRPADRRPGPRS; this comes from the coding sequence TTGACCCGGTCCGCCGGTCGTGGCGCCCGGCCCGGGGCTAGGCCCGATCGCCGCCGCGGGGCACGGGAGCTCGACGCGGCCGGGCGGGCGGCGATCCGCGGGATCGCCCGGGCGGGCAGCGCCAACCTCGCCGCGGCGGGGGTGGGCGCGGTCGCGAACCTGGCCATCGTCGTCGTCGTCACCCGCAGCGTGCCGGCGACGCTGGCCGGCTCGCTGTTCGCGGCCACCTCGGTCTTCCTGGTGGCGCTGTCCCTCGTCGAGGTAGGGGTCGACCAGGGGTTCGTGCGGTTCCACGCCCGGAACATCGCCCTGGGCCGGCAGTGGCGGAACGGTCCGATCCGGCGCTCCGGCTTCCGGCTGGTGCTCGCCGTGAGCGGGGTCGCCGCGCTGGTGGGCCTGGTCCTGGCCGAGCCCGTGGCCGGCCTCATCGCCGACGAGGAGACGAGCCGGGCGGCGGCGGACATGCTGCGCGTGCTCGCGCTCGCCCTGCCGGTGGCCGCGTGCTACGACCTCGTCCTGGCCGTCACCCGCGGACGGTCCCGGATGCGGCCGACCATCCTGGTCGAACGCATCGGCCGGCCGGTGCTCCAGGTCGGGCTGCTCGCCGTGGCCGCCGCGGCGGCCGCACCGGCCCTCTGGCTGGCCGTGGCCTGGACGCTGCCCTACCTCCTCGGCCTGCTCGCCGGGGTCGCCGCCCTGCGCCGGAGCAGCGACGAGCCGGACGCGGCCGCGGCCGGCCCGGTGGACGGGGCCCCGGCACTGGTGGAACCGCCCGTCCCGGCCGCGGACGTGCCCATCCCGGCGGTGCCTGAGCCGCCCGCGGACGGCACCGCTGAGCCACCCACCGACGACACCGCCCAGCCGCGCACCGCCCAGCCGCCCACCGACGGTGCCGCCGGCTCCGACCCGGGGGTCGCCCAGTTCTGGCGGTTCACCCTGCCCCGGGGCGCCGCCCGGTTCTTCCAGGTGGCCCTGCAGCGGGCGGACATCGCCATCGTGGCGGCGCTCGCGGGCCCGGCGGCCAGCGCGGTGTACACGGCGGCGACCCGGTTCCTCGTGGTCGGCCAGCTCGCGACGCAGGCGCTGCAGCAGGTGAGCGAGCCCCAGCTGGCTCGGCTGATCGCGGTGGACAGCCGGGACGCGGTCCGGTCGGTGTACCACCAGCTCACCCTGTGGAGCGTGGCGCTGACCTGGCCGCTCTACCTCCTCGTCGCGGTCCTCGCCCCCGTGCTGCTGGAGCTGATCTTCGGCGCCGGGTACGCCGCCGGCGGAGCCAGCCTGACGATCCTCGCCCTGACCATGCTGGTGGCCACCGCCATGGGACCGGTCGACGTCCTCCTGCTCATGGGCGGGCGCAGCGTGCTGTCGCTGACCAACACGGGCACGGCGCTCGTCGTGGACGTCGTCGGCTGCCTCCTGCTCGTCCCCCGGCTCGGTGTCGCCGGCGCCGCCGTCTCCTGGGCGGCGGCGATCCTGGTCCGGAACCTCCTCGGTGCCGTCCAGGTCGCCCGGCACCTGCGGATCACCCCGCTGGCGACCACGGCGCTCGGCATGGGCGCCGCCTGCCTCGCGCTGTTCGGGCTCCTGCCGTGGGCCGCCGATGCGGCCTGGGGGAGCACCAACGCGGTGCTCGTCGCCGCCGGGGTCGGGGCGGCGGGCTACGCCGTGATCCTGTGGCGGATGTCCGACGCCCTCCGCCTGCGGACGATCCTGCAGCGCCCACGACCGGCGGACCGCCGCCCTGGCCCACGGTCGTGA